In Aspergillus fumigatus Af293 chromosome 4, whole genome shotgun sequence, one genomic interval encodes:
- a CDS encoding BRcat and Rcat domain-containing protein translates to MPSITLSSFISGLIHSRAEEERLHASDVEKIAPLGAASDKKAISTGARRAASRRNMDVRPAPGKSDLHLQAHIAGLKNLCVFPRLGVIDNMARLYQGIRKKERCTVCFNSESIKNVEILPCQHIYCDYCFSRLALTAMANEQLFPPRCCSQMIPTEQVLSKLTEKEKALFKLKAREYATSARERRYCPAMKCGKWIPLEKLEGQSTTQLCPYCGTAICPGCKDKAHAPGKCSFDPGLTEFLELARTQGWQRCFHCGAMVELNEGCPRITCRCGADLCYNCGGPWLICHHNALGNVIAECQTGAPLGDGMGTHDAVELAAIVAAMKFAERELEE, encoded by the exons ATGCCTTCTATCACTCTATCATCTTTTATTTCCGGCCTCATTCATAGCCGAGCTGAAGAGGAGCGACTGCATGCTAGTGATGTTGAAAAGATAGCTCCATTAGGAGCTGCTTCAGACAAGAAAGCAATATCCACAGGCGCTCGTCGTGCAGCAAGCAGGCGCAATATGGATGTTCGCCCAGCGCCCGGGAAGTCTGATTTGCACTTGCAAGCCCATATCGCTGGTCTGAAGAACCTTTGTGTTTTCCCAAGACTTGGTGTCATTGACAATATGGCGCGCCTTTACCAAGGAATACGAAAGAAGGA ACGTTGCACGGTCTGCTTTAACAGCGAATCTATTAAAAATGTGGAGATTCTCCCTTGCCAGCACATATACTGCGATTATTGTTTCAGCCGATTGGCACTCACAGCCATGGCAAACGAGCAGTTGTTTCCGCCGAGGTGCTGCTCGCAGATGATTCCGACGGAGCAAGTCCTCTCGAAACTgacagagaaggagaaagcccTTTTTAAGCTGAAAGCGCGGGAGTATGCGACATCGGCCAGAGAACGCCGGTATTGCCCCGCGATGAAATGCGGGAAATGGATACCACTTGAGAAGTTGGAAGGTCAATCAACGACACAGCTCTGCCCGTATTGTGGCACTGCCATCTGCCCGGGCTGTAAGGACAAGGCACATGCGCCTGGCAAATGTTCCTTCGACCCTGGGCTGACTGAATTTCTCGAACTCGCGAGGACTCAAGGCTGGCAGAGATGTTTTCACTGTGGGGCGATGGTCGAGCTTAATGAGGGCTGCCCACGTATAACTTGTAGATGCGGTGCAGATCTTTG CTACAACTGTGGTGGACCATGGCTTATCTGCCATCACAACGCCTTAGGGAACGTAATCGCCGAATGCCAAACCGGCGCGCCTCTCGGAGACGGAATGGGAACACATGATGCAGTTGAACTTGCTGCTATCGTGGCTGCAATGAAATTCGCCGAGAGAGAGCTGGAAGAATAG
- the arp6 gene encoding actin family protein translates to MGSTKPRTSAQASAPKVQSLPEKTFIIDNGAYTLKAGYAPGFPPPEDLGQALSACSTIPNAIAKTRGNRIYIGAQLNSQVTDWNEMVFRRPVEKGYIVNWEAQKEIWDNAFFDEKTVRSKDLRIESPEDTTLVLTEAPNALPTLQKNADEIVMEEWGFGGYVRFVGPVLNAWNEVQSLFGDPIGQDSSSPISPKQCLLVVDSGYSHTTVTPVYKGQPIQRAIRRLDIGGKHLTNYLKEMVSMRQYNMVDETYIMNEVKEAVCFVSNNFAGDLEQTWQGNRKRGLTDAAEGITVDYVLPDPNTGKKGFMRPHDPLSNAKKRKSILSGGNAEALSEDVLILGNERFTVPEILFTPSDIGMKQAGIPDIILQSLSVLPTGLHPSFLANVLVVGGNTLIPGFLERLESELRQIASAECVVRVRRPHDPIRSTWLGASRLAANRAELRKFAITRQEYQEYGSSWAGRKFSGIL, encoded by the exons ATGGGCTCTACTAAACCTCGCACCTCCGCACAAGCCTCCGCTCCAAAAGTCCAGTCGTTACCGGAGAAGACATTCATTATCGACAATGGCGCATACACCTTGAAAGCTGGATACGCACCCGGGTTTCCACCTCCCGAAGATTTAGGCCAGGCTCTTTCAGCCTGCAGCACAATCCCGAATGCCATTGCCAAAACACGCGGGAACCGTATCTACATTGGTGCACAACTCAACTCACAAGTTACCGACTGGAACGAGATGGTTTTCAGGCGTCCAGTGGAGAAAGGATACATTGTCAACTGGGAAGCACAGAAGGAAATATGGGACAACGCATTTTTCGACGAGAAGACGGTGAGGTCGAAAGATCTTCGGATTGAATCTCCAGAAGATACAACGCTCGTGCTCACCGAGGCGCCGAACGCTCTGCCGACCCTACAAAAGAATGCTGATGAAATTGTGATGGAAGAATGGGGCTTTGGCGGCTATGTGAGATTTGTAG GACCTGTGCTGAATGCTTGGAATGAAGTTCAGTCCTTGTTCGGAGACCCTATTGGGCAAGACTCTTCGTCTCCGATCTCGCCGAAGCAATGCTTACTTGTCGTCGACTCCGGCTACTCTCATACAACAGTAACACCAGTTTACAAAGGGCAACCCATCCAGCGCGCCATTCGGAGACTTGACATTGGTGGCAAACATCTAACGAATTACCTGAAAGAGATGGTGTCTATGAGGCAGTACAACATGGTCGATGAAACTTACATCATGAACGAGGTTAAGGAGGCTGTCTGTTTCGTAAGCAACAACTTTGCTGGTGACTTGGAACAGACATGGCAGGGCAACCGAAAACGGGGCTTGACGGACGCAGCCGAAGGGATCACAGTTGATTATGTGCTACCTGATCCTAACACAGGCAAGAAGGGCTTCATGCGACCGCATGATCCTCTTTCGAatgcgaagaagaggaagagtatTCTCTCTGGCGGCAATGCTGAGGCTCTGTCCGAAGACGTGCTGATTCTGGGGAATGAACGCTTTACTGTGCCAGAAATACTGTTCACACCAAGTGATATAGGTATGAAGCAAGCCGGTATTCCAGATATCATTCTGCAGAGTCTTTCAGTTCTGCCTACCGGTCTACATCCGTCGTTCCTAGCGAATGTTCTGGTTGTTGGAGGGAATACCTTGATTCCGGGTTTTTTGGAACGATT GGAAAGCGAGCTGCGACAGATAGCTTCGGCAGAATGCGTTGTCAGAGTTCGGCGCCCTCATGA CCCCATACGTTCCACATGGCTTGGAGCGTCACGATTAGCGGCGAACAGAGCCGAGTTGAGAAAGTTCGCCATCACCCGTCAGGAATACCAGGAGTATGGCTCTTCATGGGCAGGACGGAAATTTTCAGGCATTCTTTGA